The following proteins are encoded in a genomic region of Triticum dicoccoides isolate Atlit2015 ecotype Zavitan chromosome 1B, WEW_v2.0, whole genome shotgun sequence:
- the LOC119349002 gene encoding 5-pentadecatrienyl resorcinol O-methyltransferase-like gives MLDSTVIAPFLGMHSWFLDEHSRSLFKKAHSLNFWEMAEQDDAYNQILNNAMVSDSNFLTDIILRECGDVFLGINSLIDVGGGQGGAARAIAIAFPQMKCTVLDLPHVIAEAPSDVHVSFISGDMFKYIPPANALFLKWVFHDWGDEDCVKLLKNCKEAIPPRDAGGKVIIVDMVVGSGLNEIVTRETHVLYDLFIMCVEGIEREEFEWKRIFMEAGFGDYKIISVLGVRSVIELYP, from the exons ATGCTTGATTCAACTGTCATTGCCCCCTTTTTGGGCATGCACTCATGGTTCCTAGATGAGCATTCCAGGTCCCTGTTCAAAAAGGCTCACAGCCTTAACTTTTGGGAGATGGCTGAGCAGGATGATGCTTACAACCAGATACTCAATAATGCAATGGTTTCGGATAGTAACTTTCTCACGGACATCATCTTAAGGGAGTGTGGTGATGTATTTCTTGGCATAAACTCTCTTATTGATGTTGGTGGAGGCCAAGGTGGAGCTGCCAGGGCAATTGCGATTGCGTTCCCGCAAATGAAATGCACCGTGTTGGATCTCCCTCATGTGATTGCAGAAGCTCCTAGTGATGTCCATGTGTCGTTTATTTCTGGCGATATGTTTAAGTACATTCCGCCAGCAAATGCTCTTTTCCTAAAG TGGGTTtttcatgattggggtgatgaagACTGTGTCAAATTATTGAAAAATTGCAAGGAAGCAATCCCTCCCAGAGATGCTGGTGGAAAGGTGATAATTGTAGATATGGTGGTTGGATCTGGGCTAAATGAGATTGTAACAAGAGAGACACATGTTTTGTATGACCTATTTATCATGTGCGTTGAGGGGATTGAGCGAGAGGAATTTGAATGGAAAAGGATATTCATGGAAGCTGGGTTCGGTGACTACAAGATTATATCAGTGCTGGGAGTTAGATCTGTTATTGAGCTCTACCCTTGA